A single region of the Plantactinospora soyae genome encodes:
- a CDS encoding TetR/AcrR family transcriptional regulator translates to MAGGRPRTFDSDTALDRALEVFWRQGYEGTGISDLTKAMGINNAPSLYNAFGNKEQLFSKVLDRYADGPARYIREAFDQPTARAAVEALLHGAADATTDPDHPRGCITVQGALACSPGAETVRDELVARRAAGETALRERLQRADGEGELPAGTDADGLARYFATIYQGIAVQAAGGASREQLHQIVDTAMTVWPQRAGA, encoded by the coding sequence ATGGCAGGAGGACGGCCCCGCACCTTTGACAGCGACACGGCTCTCGATCGGGCGCTGGAGGTGTTCTGGCGCCAGGGCTACGAGGGCACGGGAATCTCCGACCTCACCAAGGCGATGGGCATCAACAACGCGCCCAGTCTCTACAACGCCTTCGGGAACAAGGAGCAGCTGTTCAGCAAGGTCCTCGACCGCTACGCCGACGGGCCCGCCCGGTACATCCGGGAGGCGTTCGACCAGCCGACGGCACGGGCGGCGGTGGAGGCCCTCCTACATGGCGCCGCCGACGCGACGACGGATCCCGACCACCCGCGCGGATGCATCACGGTGCAGGGCGCGCTGGCGTGCTCGCCGGGTGCGGAGACCGTACGCGACGAACTGGTGGCACGCCGGGCGGCCGGCGAAACGGCCCTGCGCGAGCGGCTCCAGCGGGCCGATGGCGAGGGGGAGCTACCGGCCGGCACCGATGCTGACGGGCTTGCCCGCTACTTCGCCACCATCTACCAGGGCATCGCGGTCCAGGCCGCCGGCGGCGCGAGCCGGGAGCAACTGCACCAGATCGTGGACACGGCCATGACCGTCTGGCCGCAGCGGGCAGGCGCCTGA
- a CDS encoding glucose 1-dehydrogenase — translation MGQLDGKTAIVTGGTGGIGLATAERFAAEGAHVYVTGRGQAALDAAVAKIGHNATGVRGDVAVPADLDRLYEAVAKQNRRIDVLYANAGGGEFSTLEQVTEKHFDETFGRNTKGLLFTVQKALPLLNDGASIILQSSNAGTLGNEAFGVYAASKAAVRSFARTWAAELRGRSIRVNAISPGTIDTPGIDGLMPDQEQADQLKSYLASTIPMGRVGRPDEVASAVLFLASDQSSFITGIELFVDGGRNQI, via the coding sequence ATGGGGCAGCTTGACGGCAAGACGGCGATCGTGACCGGAGGCACCGGCGGAATCGGCCTGGCCACCGCGGAGCGTTTCGCGGCCGAGGGCGCACACGTCTATGTCACCGGCCGTGGTCAGGCCGCGCTCGACGCCGCGGTGGCCAAGATCGGTCACAACGCGACCGGCGTACGCGGCGACGTCGCCGTTCCGGCCGACCTGGACCGGCTCTACGAGGCCGTGGCCAAGCAGAACCGGCGCATCGACGTGCTGTACGCCAACGCGGGCGGCGGCGAGTTCTCCACCCTGGAGCAGGTCACCGAGAAGCATTTCGACGAGACGTTCGGCCGCAACACCAAGGGACTGCTGTTCACGGTCCAGAAGGCGCTGCCGCTGCTGAACGACGGTGCGTCGATCATCTTGCAGTCCTCGAACGCCGGCACCCTCGGCAACGAGGCGTTCGGCGTGTACGCGGCCTCGAAGGCGGCCGTACGCTCCTTCGCCCGTACCTGGGCCGCAGAACTCAGGGGCCGTTCGATCCGGGTCAACGCCATCAGCCCCGGGACGATCGACACTCCCGGCATCGACGGCCTCATGCCCGACCAGGAGCAGGCCGACCAGCTCAAGTCGTACCTGGCCAGCACGATTCCGATGGGACGTGTCGGGCGCCCCGACGAGGTGGCGAGCGCCGTTCTCTTCCTCGCCTCGGACCAGAGCAGCTTCATCACCGGCATCGAGCTCTTCGTCGACGGCGGCCGGAACCAGATCTGA
- a CDS encoding TIGR03620 family F420-dependent LLM class oxidoreductase, translating to MDLGSTGIWSIELRTADPDEIADAAAELDELGWGTLWIPGLGGGDILGDSERLLRATRTAKVAVGVASIWRHQAAEMAAGHARLQAAHGRRHLLGLGVSDPAAAQNAGHPYRPLADMGSYLDKLDQAPVPTPPAERLLAALGPRMTELAGRRTAGVHPFMVTPEYSAGARKQLGEGPLIAPYQAVVLERDPAAARAAARDFLGAFLGMDHYARSLRRQGFAEEDLTAGGSDRLIDSVVAWGDVEAIGARIQAHRQAGADHVCLHVVGAGPGMPLSQWRELAPLTT from the coding sequence ATGGATCTGGGATCGACCGGCATCTGGAGTATCGAGCTGAGAACGGCCGATCCGGACGAGATCGCCGACGCCGCCGCCGAGCTGGACGAACTGGGCTGGGGGACCCTGTGGATCCCGGGTCTGGGCGGCGGTGACATCCTCGGCGACTCGGAACGGCTGTTACGGGCGACCCGCACGGCGAAGGTGGCCGTCGGCGTCGCGAGCATCTGGCGACACCAGGCCGCCGAGATGGCGGCAGGGCACGCCCGCCTCCAGGCCGCCCACGGCCGCCGGCACCTGCTGGGCCTGGGCGTCAGCGACCCTGCGGCCGCACAGAACGCGGGACACCCGTACCGGCCACTGGCGGACATGGGCAGTTACCTCGACAAACTCGACCAGGCTCCCGTACCGACGCCTCCGGCGGAGCGACTTCTGGCGGCACTCGGCCCCAGGATGACCGAACTGGCGGGACGACGCACCGCCGGCGTCCACCCGTTCATGGTCACGCCGGAGTACTCGGCCGGGGCGAGAAAACAGCTGGGCGAGGGACCGCTCATCGCTCCCTACCAGGCCGTCGTACTCGAACGCGACCCCGCTGCGGCCCGTGCCGCGGCCCGCGACTTCCTCGGCGCATTCCTCGGCATGGACCACTACGCCCGAAGCCTGCGCCGCCAGGGGTTCGCCGAGGAGGACCTGACCGCCGGAGGAAGCGACCGGCTCATCGACAGCGTCGTGGCCTGGGGGGACGTGGAGGCCATCGGCGCGCGCATCCAGGCACACCGGCAGGCCGGCGCCGACCATGTCTGCCTGCATGTCGTGGGCGCCGGTCCAGGCATGCCGCTGTCCCAGTGGCGCGAACTGGCCCCGCTCACCACCTGA
- a CDS encoding helix-turn-helix domain-containing protein, which yields MGISPSEYLLRELRRRRKAAGVSQEVLGGKCFCSDSQVSAIETGSTPVTLKHLRLVDKALETGGYFETLWNELVKDDAAPVWLREWLEYEREARTFRWYEPAFVPGLFQTEAYARALFSLGRLSTAAIEQKVTSRMERQAVLDRDEPPQFFVVVDEMVIRRLCGSREVVVAQLEHLMDLAERPNINLHVIPTTLGLYSGLAGAFIIADLPDHNRVGYVDNQLAAQVVTRGEDVANLGLSWDAVHGEALPRVSSLDLLKEVTKSWT from the coding sequence GTGGGCATCTCACCTTCGGAGTACCTGCTCCGGGAACTGCGGCGGCGCCGCAAGGCCGCCGGTGTTTCGCAGGAAGTGTTGGGCGGCAAGTGTTTCTGCTCGGATTCGCAGGTTTCCGCCATCGAGACCGGTTCGACTCCGGTCACACTGAAGCACCTGCGCCTGGTGGACAAGGCGCTGGAAACCGGCGGCTACTTCGAAACACTCTGGAACGAGCTGGTCAAGGACGATGCGGCGCCCGTCTGGCTGCGCGAATGGCTGGAGTACGAGCGCGAGGCGCGCACGTTCCGCTGGTACGAGCCGGCCTTCGTGCCAGGACTCTTCCAAACCGAGGCGTACGCCCGCGCGCTGTTCTCGCTTGGCCGGCTGTCAACGGCCGCGATCGAACAGAAGGTTACTTCCCGGATGGAGAGGCAAGCTGTTCTCGACCGTGACGAGCCACCGCAGTTCTTCGTCGTGGTGGACGAGATGGTGATCCGTCGGCTCTGCGGGAGCCGGGAGGTGGTCGTCGCGCAGCTGGAGCACCTGATGGACCTGGCCGAGCGTCCCAACATCAACCTGCACGTCATTCCGACCACCCTTGGCCTGTACTCGGGCCTGGCTGGCGCGTTCATCATCGCGGACCTTCCCGATCACAACCGGGTCGGCTATGTGGACAATCAGCTCGCTGCGCAGGTCGTCACTCGGGGCGAGGACGTTGCTAACCTTGGGCTGTCGTGGGATGCCGTGCACGGCGAGGCGCTGCCGCGCGTGTCGAGCCTCGATCTTCTGAAGGAAGTGACCAAGTCATGGACATGA
- a CDS encoding DUF397 domain-containing protein: protein MTGAQWRKSARSSTNGGACVEVADNLAGVVLVRDTKDRDGGTLAFGPAGWQAFVDLAKRTGPVG, encoded by the coding sequence ATGACCGGCGCACAGTGGCGGAAGTCGGCCCGCTCGTCCACCAACGGTGGCGCGTGTGTGGAGGTCGCCGACAACCTGGCCGGCGTCGTCCTGGTACGCGATACCAAGGACCGCGACGGCGGCACCCTGGCCTTCGGCCCGGCGGGCTGGCAGGCGTTCGTCGACCTCGCCAAGCGGACCGGGCCGGTCGGCTGA
- a CDS encoding DMT family transporter: MMAWFLVAVAIVSEVAATLALRGTAGGIRPLNIAAVVIGYVASFTLMAYALRTLNVGVVYAVWSGVGTAGVAAIAALVYGEHLNLTAIGGIVLIVIGVVVLTTSGATTHG, translated from the coding sequence ATGATGGCCTGGTTCCTGGTCGCCGTGGCGATCGTCTCGGAGGTCGCCGCGACCCTCGCGTTACGGGGTACCGCCGGCGGAATCCGCCCCCTGAACATCGCGGCGGTCGTCATCGGATACGTCGCCTCGTTCACGCTGATGGCGTACGCACTGCGCACCCTCAACGTCGGCGTCGTGTACGCCGTCTGGTCCGGCGTCGGCACCGCCGGTGTCGCCGCCATCGCAGCCCTCGTCTACGGCGAACACCTCAACCTCACCGCCATCGGTGGGATCGTGCTGATCGTCATCGGCGTCGTCGTGCTCACTACCTCCGGAGCCACCACCCACGGCTGA
- a CDS encoding TetR/AcrR family transcriptional regulator: protein MTDTRNKLLDATALVLLRDGAQALTLEAIAKQAQVSKGALFYHFASKQALIAGLVDRLVAQYDAALDGAGDEPGAATRAYLAASVTPPTPTATSTAADRTTVALFAAALVDPGALSPLRTAYQAWQQRLENDGIDPAVATVVRLAVDGWWLAQLVDLAPPPPGLHERVYATLTALIEEAR from the coding sequence ATGACGGACACCCGGAACAAGCTGCTGGACGCCACGGCGCTGGTGCTGCTGCGCGACGGCGCACAGGCGCTCACCCTCGAGGCGATAGCCAAGCAGGCCCAGGTCAGCAAGGGTGCCCTCTTCTACCACTTCGCCAGCAAGCAGGCGCTGATCGCCGGCCTGGTCGACCGGCTGGTCGCCCAGTACGACGCCGCCCTCGACGGTGCCGGCGACGAACCCGGGGCGGCCACCCGCGCCTACCTGGCCGCCAGCGTCACCCCGCCGACCCCCACGGCCACGAGCACCGCCGCCGACCGGACCACGGTCGCGCTGTTCGCCGCCGCTCTCGTCGATCCCGGCGCGCTCAGCCCGCTCCGTACCGCCTACCAGGCATGGCAACAGCGGCTGGAGAACGACGGCATCGATCCCGCCGTGGCCACCGTCGTCCGGCTGGCGGTCGACGGCTGGTGGCTCGCCCAGCTGGTCGACCTGGCACCGCCACCACCCGGACTTCACGAGCGGGTGTACGCGACCCTGACCGCCCTGATCGAGGAGGCACGATGA
- a CDS encoding GlxA family transcriptional regulator has protein sequence MSEKVILVVGYDGAELLDIACVTSSLDIANRIGANPPYRTVLATPGGHSITCDSGLRLHAQAALERFNAPLDTLLVSGGLGHAEAASGQLLVAHVRRLSTLARRVASVCTGATVLAEAGLLENRRATTHWMYAEQLARSYPAVRVDPDPIYIRDGDLATSGGVTSALDLTLSFIEEDHGMALARGVALGTVAYLQRPGAQAQLSMFLTRCSSDDLVVRRTSNHIVSHLGDDLSTATLARIAGVSERHLSRLFLTYVHETPAQYVRRARTEAAAYLLTSTALPVAAVARRSGFGTTESLRQAFLAHYSVPPSRYRLEHQPSDTR, from the coding sequence ATGTCGGAGAAGGTGATCCTCGTCGTGGGGTACGACGGAGCGGAACTGCTCGACATCGCCTGTGTCACCTCCAGCCTGGACATCGCCAACCGGATCGGCGCCAACCCGCCGTACCGGACGGTGCTCGCCACACCCGGCGGGCACAGCATCACCTGCGACTCGGGGTTGCGGTTGCACGCCCAGGCGGCCCTGGAGCGGTTCAACGCCCCACTCGACACGCTGCTGGTCTCCGGCGGCCTGGGTCATGCCGAGGCCGCCTCGGGTCAACTCCTGGTCGCGCACGTCCGACGGCTGTCCACGCTGGCCCGCCGGGTCGCGTCGGTCTGCACCGGGGCGACCGTACTGGCCGAGGCTGGTCTGCTGGAGAACCGCCGCGCCACCACCCACTGGATGTACGCCGAGCAGCTCGCCCGTAGCTATCCCGCCGTACGGGTCGATCCGGATCCGATCTACATCCGTGACGGCGACCTCGCGACGTCCGGCGGCGTCACCAGCGCGCTCGATCTGACCCTCTCCTTCATCGAGGAGGACCACGGGATGGCACTGGCCCGCGGTGTCGCGCTGGGCACGGTCGCCTACCTGCAACGGCCCGGCGCTCAGGCACAACTGAGCATGTTCCTGACCCGCTGCTCCTCCGACGATCTCGTAGTACGCCGGACCAGCAACCACATCGTGAGCCATCTCGGCGACGACCTGAGTACGGCCACACTGGCCAGGATCGCCGGGGTCAGCGAGCGGCACCTGTCCCGACTGTTCCTGACCTACGTACACGAGACGCCCGCGCAGTACGTGCGGCGGGCCCGGACCGAGGCGGCGGCGTACCTGTTGACGTCGACCGCGTTGCCGGTGGCCGCGGTGGCACGGCGGTCCGGATTCGGCACCACCGAGTCACTGAGACAGGCGTTCCTCGCCCACTACTCCGTTCCGCCGTCGCGCTACCGGCTCGAGCATCAGCCGTCCGACACTCGTTGA
- a CDS encoding VOC family protein, whose translation MTNEVTVPLLPCASIDDIETFYGVLGFSTTYKQRKPNPGLGLQREDLNLHFFEIAGFDPEQSYGSCLVITSDIAELHRAFATGMRAAYGKVLVSGVPRMTRPRARKNADGVGGFSVIDPGGNWIRVFQNTATMPTPAPAPAGRLAKALANAVVLADSKGDAGQAVRVLDSALARPQADDDPVTHVEVLVYRAELAMALHDRDTATEMLARVEHIALNPDETARAAPTFEIAADLTAALR comes from the coding sequence ATGACCAACGAGGTGACCGTTCCCCTGCTGCCCTGCGCGTCGATTGACGACATCGAAACCTTCTACGGGGTTCTCGGCTTCAGCACCACGTATAAGCAGCGCAAACCCAACCCCGGCCTGGGACTGCAACGTGAAGACCTGAACCTGCACTTCTTCGAGATTGCCGGGTTCGACCCAGAGCAGTCCTACGGCTCCTGTCTCGTGATCACCTCGGACATCGCGGAACTGCACCGGGCTTTCGCTACCGGCATGCGGGCCGCATACGGCAAAGTCCTGGTGTCCGGAGTACCGCGGATGACCCGGCCCAGGGCTCGAAAGAACGCCGACGGGGTGGGCGGATTCAGCGTCATCGACCCGGGCGGCAACTGGATCCGCGTCTTCCAGAACACCGCCACGATGCCCACGCCAGCACCCGCACCCGCCGGACGACTCGCCAAAGCGCTGGCGAACGCCGTCGTGCTAGCCGACTCCAAGGGTGACGCCGGCCAGGCAGTCCGCGTTCTCGACAGCGCGTTGGCTCGCCCGCAGGCCGACGACGACCCCGTCACACACGTAGAGGTTCTGGTGTACCGCGCAGAACTGGCGATGGCACTCCATGACCGGGACACCGCAACGGAGATGCTGGCCCGCGTCGAGCACATCGCGCTGAACCCAGACGAGACCGCAAGGGCGGCACCGACCTTCGAGATCGCTGCCGACCTCACAGCGGCGCTGCGATGA
- a CDS encoding response regulator: MIRLVLVDDQELVRAGLRLILSAHDDLVIVGEAANGQAGVDAARLLKPDVVLMDIRMPVLDGIEATRRLVQASPDAGTPQRVLALTTFEDDEVLWGVIEAGAAGFVLKDAPAVDLVGAIRVTARGGSWLDPQVAQRVMGLVRQRRANTPTPMVDALTDRELEVLRLVASGANNTEIAGSLHLSERTVKGHISAIFLKLGVRDRAGAIIHAYDAGIVPGRYA, translated from the coding sequence ATGATCCGGCTCGTGCTGGTCGACGACCAGGAACTCGTCCGGGCGGGACTGCGACTGATCCTGTCGGCCCATGACGACCTCGTCATCGTCGGCGAGGCCGCCAACGGGCAGGCCGGAGTCGACGCCGCGCGGCTGCTGAAGCCAGATGTCGTACTCATGGACATCCGGATGCCGGTCCTCGACGGGATCGAGGCGACCCGTCGCCTGGTCCAGGCCAGCCCCGACGCGGGTACGCCGCAGCGCGTCCTGGCCCTCACCACGTTCGAGGACGACGAGGTGCTGTGGGGGGTCATCGAGGCCGGCGCGGCCGGTTTCGTCCTGAAGGACGCGCCCGCGGTCGATCTCGTCGGCGCCATCCGGGTAACCGCGCGCGGCGGCTCCTGGCTCGATCCTCAGGTCGCCCAGCGGGTCATGGGACTGGTCCGGCAGCGACGCGCGAACACGCCGACGCCGATGGTCGACGCGCTGACCGACCGTGAGCTGGAGGTGCTCCGCCTCGTCGCCTCGGGCGCGAACAACACCGAGATCGCCGGGTCGCTCCATCTCAGCGAACGGACCGTCAAGGGGCACATCTCGGCGATATTCCTCAAGTTGGGCGTCCGCGACCGGGCCGGCGCCATCATCCACGCCTACGACGCCGGCATCGTGCCGGGCCGGTACGCCTGA
- a CDS encoding sensor histidine kinase, producing MEATGLRAWGGSFTTGLAFPIAALAAALLVFATTDITIGLVGTLVLALVPWALLAGQVRVGPWVMALAGVGIPAVVSFSYRAPGATFLALLAVAWLAAMGESWPAETAALVGAVASPAADILRFGQWREDYVGVVFFGTGAFFSWLIGRILRRERQLVAALTEAHDRLDVAAAAAERRRIAHDVHDAVGHGLTVVLLNLVGARQVLDRDPAAAAEALDRAEQVGRDSLQSVRAIVGLLRDPGETGAQPPIPGASDIVDLLESVAAAGLPVRSEVSGDLDAVDTYTGLAAFRVVQEAVSNVEHHAPGAEVVVRIVHDPEHLVLSVRNGAARRAPVRQRGRGGGTGLDGMRQRVSALGGTLSAGPDGDGWLVETSLPLRHASATVGR from the coding sequence GTGGAAGCGACGGGGCTACGGGCATGGGGCGGTTCGTTCACCACCGGACTGGCCTTTCCGATCGCGGCCCTGGCGGCGGCCCTGCTCGTCTTCGCGACCACCGACATCACCATCGGTCTGGTCGGAACGCTCGTGCTCGCGCTCGTACCCTGGGCGCTGCTGGCGGGCCAGGTCCGGGTCGGGCCGTGGGTGATGGCCCTCGCGGGCGTCGGCATTCCGGCGGTCGTCAGCTTCTCCTACCGGGCGCCGGGTGCCACCTTCCTGGCCCTGCTCGCTGTGGCGTGGCTGGCCGCCATGGGCGAGTCGTGGCCGGCGGAGACGGCGGCGCTGGTCGGCGCGGTGGCCAGCCCGGCGGCGGACATCTTGCGTTTCGGACAGTGGCGGGAGGACTACGTCGGCGTCGTCTTCTTCGGTACGGGTGCGTTCTTCAGCTGGCTGATCGGCCGCATCCTCCGTCGGGAGCGCCAACTGGTCGCGGCACTGACCGAGGCACACGACCGGCTCGACGTCGCCGCCGCGGCGGCCGAGCGGCGACGGATCGCCCACGACGTCCACGACGCGGTCGGGCACGGCCTCACCGTCGTCCTGCTCAACCTGGTCGGTGCCCGACAGGTCCTCGACCGCGATCCGGCGGCGGCGGCCGAGGCACTCGACCGGGCCGAGCAGGTGGGACGGGACAGTCTGCAATCCGTACGGGCGATCGTCGGCCTGCTCAGGGATCCCGGCGAGACCGGGGCGCAGCCACCGATACCCGGCGCGTCGGACATCGTCGACCTGCTGGAATCGGTGGCGGCGGCGGGCCTGCCGGTGCGGAGCGAGGTGTCCGGCGATCTCGATGCCGTCGACACGTACACCGGGCTCGCCGCCTTTCGGGTGGTGCAGGAGGCGGTCAGCAACGTGGAGCACCACGCCCCGGGCGCCGAGGTCGTCGTGCGCATCGTCCACGACCCCGAACACCTCGTTCTCTCGGTACGCAACGGCGCCGCGCGTCGGGCCCCCGTGCGGCAGCGCGGTCGTGGCGGCGGAACCGGCCTCGACGGCATGCGCCAGCGGGTCTCCGCGCTCGGCGGAACATTGTCGGCCGGCCCCGACGGCGATGGCTGGCTGGTCGAGACGTCGCTCCCGCTGCGGCACGCCAGCGCGACGGTCGGCCGATGA
- a CDS encoding MMPL family transporter: MFTEIGRFTIRWRRLVLALTVLFVVAAGAAGTGLFSKLGDGGFADPAAESTRAGAFLAEIGAPDPEMVLLVEAVGGNGVDDPAVRAAGDELTRSVAGEPAVATVTSYWSTGGERALRSTDGRSALVVIDLAGTEDQVDDAAAAIEESYVGSRGPLTVEVGGGYAIDNAIGEQLSDDLVNAEILAVPATLVLLLLVFGGIVAAGLPLIIALVAVVGALLALFGIAQVTDVSVYSINLMTGLGFGLAIDYSLFILSRFREELAAGRTTEAAVVRAVETAGRTVAFSALTVAVSLSALLVFPLSFLRSFAYAGVAVVVCAAAASLLTLPALLATLGPRVNTWSIRLFPRTARPAGTGFWRRLATVVMRRPVLVATGVIVFLLALGSPFLGVNPGLPSYQALPPGNEARQVAESISAGFAGNRTAQFGVVLPGVEAQGADAEAVATFAGQVGAVDGVTDVAVHSAAAGSWLTVVPSVVLRSAEGERLVKEIRALNPPFEFGVEGDAAELVDAKAAIYSRLLPALAIIAVATSVLLFLVFGSILVPVKAIVLNLLSLTATFGAMVWIFQDGHLSGLLGFTATGQLDVSMPILMFCVAFGLSMDYEVFLLSRIKEEYDRTGDNTRSIAAGLEKTGGLITAAALVLAISFVAFGTSGMSFLKLMGIGLALAIIMDATVIRGLLVPAVMRLAGNANWWAPGPLRRLHQRWNLQER; the protein is encoded by the coding sequence GTGTTCACTGAAATCGGCCGTTTCACCATCCGGTGGCGCCGTCTGGTGCTGGCCCTGACCGTCCTGTTCGTCGTCGCCGCCGGTGCGGCCGGCACCGGCCTGTTCAGCAAGCTCGGCGATGGCGGTTTCGCCGATCCGGCCGCCGAGTCGACCCGGGCCGGCGCCTTCCTGGCCGAGATCGGCGCCCCCGATCCCGAGATGGTCCTGCTCGTGGAGGCTGTCGGCGGCAACGGCGTCGACGATCCGGCCGTACGCGCGGCCGGCGACGAGCTGACCAGATCCGTCGCGGGCGAGCCCGCGGTGGCCACCGTGACGTCCTACTGGTCGACCGGCGGGGAGCGGGCGCTGCGGTCGACCGACGGCCGATCGGCACTGGTGGTGATCGACCTCGCCGGCACCGAGGACCAGGTCGACGACGCGGCCGCCGCCATCGAGGAGAGCTATGTCGGCAGCCGTGGCCCGCTCACCGTTGAAGTGGGTGGCGGCTACGCGATCGACAACGCCATCGGCGAGCAGCTCAGCGACGATCTGGTCAACGCCGAAATCTTGGCGGTTCCCGCGACGTTGGTCCTGCTGCTCCTCGTCTTCGGCGGAATCGTCGCGGCCGGGCTGCCGCTGATCATCGCGCTGGTCGCGGTCGTCGGCGCACTCCTCGCCCTGTTCGGGATCGCGCAGGTCACCGACGTCTCGGTGTACTCGATCAACCTGATGACCGGGCTCGGGTTCGGGCTGGCGATCGACTATTCCCTCTTCATCCTCAGCCGGTTCCGGGAGGAGCTGGCCGCCGGCCGTACGACGGAGGCGGCGGTGGTCCGCGCCGTCGAGACCGCCGGACGTACGGTCGCGTTCTCGGCCCTCACCGTCGCTGTCTCCCTGTCGGCGCTCCTGGTCTTCCCCCTGTCCTTCCTGCGGTCCTTCGCCTACGCCGGTGTGGCGGTGGTCGTCTGTGCCGCGGCAGCCTCGCTGCTGACCCTGCCGGCCCTGCTGGCGACCCTGGGGCCCCGGGTGAACACCTGGTCGATCCGGCTCTTCCCGCGTACCGCCCGGCCGGCGGGGACCGGGTTCTGGCGCCGGCTCGCCACCGTGGTCATGCGCCGGCCCGTGCTGGTCGCGACCGGCGTCATCGTCTTCCTGCTGGCGCTGGGCAGCCCGTTCCTCGGAGTCAACCCGGGACTGCCGTCGTACCAGGCGCTGCCGCCGGGCAACGAGGCTCGGCAGGTCGCCGAGTCGATCAGCGCCGGATTCGCCGGGAACCGGACCGCGCAGTTCGGTGTCGTCCTGCCCGGTGTCGAAGCCCAGGGCGCGGACGCCGAGGCGGTGGCGACCTTCGCGGGGCAGGTCGGCGCGGTCGACGGGGTCACCGACGTGGCGGTGCACTCGGCGGCGGCGGGCTCGTGGCTGACCGTCGTGCCGTCCGTCGTACTGCGGTCCGCCGAGGGCGAGCGGCTGGTCAAGGAGATCCGGGCGTTGAATCCGCCGTTCGAGTTCGGCGTGGAGGGTGACGCGGCGGAACTCGTCGACGCCAAGGCCGCCATCTACAGTCGACTGTTGCCGGCGTTGGCCATCATCGCGGTGGCCACCTCGGTACTGCTGTTCCTCGTGTTCGGCAGCATCCTCGTACCGGTCAAGGCGATCGTGCTGAACCTGCTGTCGCTCACGGCGACGTTCGGGGCGATGGTCTGGATCTTCCAGGACGGCCATCTGTCCGGGCTGCTCGGCTTCACCGCCACCGGGCAACTCGACGTGTCGATGCCCATCCTGATGTTCTGCGTCGCCTTCGGCCTGTCGATGGACTACGAGGTGTTCCTGCTGTCCCGGATCAAGGAGGAGTACGACCGTACCGGCGACAACACCCGGTCGATCGCCGCCGGACTCGAGAAGACGGGCGGGCTCATCACCGCCGCGGCCCTGGTGTTGGCGATCTCGTTCGTCGCCTTCGGTACGAGCGGCATGAGCTTTCTGAAACTGATGGGGATCGGCCTGGCGCTGGCGATCATCATGGACGCGACCGTCATCCGGGGTCTGCTCGTCCCGGCCGTCATGCGCCTCGCCGGAAACGCCAACTGGTGGGCACCCGGCCCGCTCCGGCGGCTCCACCAGCGCTGGAATCTCCAGGAGCGCTGA